Sequence from the Candidatus Woesearchaeota archaeon genome:
AAGCTTTCTGAGAGCGAAAAACAGGAAATCCTGAAGAAATACAACATCACTGAAAATGAGCTGCCTAAGATTCTTAAGTCCGATGCGGCAATTGCGCACCTGGATGTGAAAGACAGCGATGTTATCAAGATTTTAAGGAAGAGCCCGACTGCGGGCGAATCAATTTTCTACAGGGTGGTAAAATTTGAATGAAGCTGGAAGAATCCTTTGCAAAAAATATTTCGAGTCTGAGTCATTTGTGAAGTC
This genomic interval carries:
- a CDS encoding DNA-directed RNA polymerase subunit H, producing the protein MAKKIEHNLVPEHIKLSESEKQEILKKYNITENELPKILKSDAAIAHLDVKDSDVIKILRKSPTAGESIFYRVVKFE